The following are encoded in a window of Spiroplasma tabanidicola genomic DNA:
- a CDS encoding glycosyltransferase family 2 protein has protein sequence MLVSFVLVSEGSLSTIENSLNSILAQTIDDYEIVIVGDNNISDNSEDKELKKKFWELKNCKLVLNSSIQGYSVSWNIAMDLVEGEYLKFIAANDSIEPNFVVVLKENLQKNSKDQIDLIEHLVELDGIGKGISTQNFLENQRIYNLENNYEPFAFLNPILFNKIFRTKLIHEFGFKFRRFVRFDMLFVYKFLGQTKKFLALNNLKMGTRFLEQSKHSAFDIVNQWTHITNYYRRIGKYKLLKDYITYAYYKTLCYVWLELIRLYDNKLLMKKAVSFAERKFSEKREDFIKNNEVFKLKRDEVFNNICEDFNKYLKDLLKTSK, from the coding sequence ATGTTAGTATCATTCGTTTTAGTATCTGAAGGATCATTGAGTACCATTGAAAACTCTTTGAATAGCATATTAGCGCAAACTATTGATGACTATGAAATTGTAATTGTTGGTGATAATAACATTAGTGATAATTCTGAGGATAAAGAATTGAAAAAAAAGTTTTGAGAATTAAAAAATTGTAAATTAGTCTTAAATAGTTCTATTCAAGGATATTCTGTTTCTTGAAATATAGCTATGGATTTAGTTGAAGGTGAATATTTAAAATTTATAGCAGCTAATGATTCAATTGAACCGAATTTTGTAGTAGTATTAAAAGAAAATTTGCAAAAAAATTCAAAGGATCAAATTGATCTTATTGAGCATTTGGTAGAACTAGATGGAATAGGAAAAGGAATATCAACTCAGAATTTTTTAGAAAATCAAAGAATTTATAATCTTGAAAATAATTACGAACCTTTTGCTTTTTTAAATCCGATTTTATTTAACAAAATTTTTAGAACAAAATTAATTCATGAATTTGGATTTAAGTTTAGAAGATTTGTAAGGTTTGATATGTTGTTTGTGTATAAATTTTTAGGACAAACAAAAAAATTTCTTGCATTAAATAATTTAAAAATGGGAACAAGATTTTTAGAACAATCAAAACATTCTGCATTTGATATTGTAAATCAGTGAACTCATATAACAAATTATTATCGTAGAATAGGAAAATATAAATTATTAAAAGATTATATTACTTATGCTTATTACAAAACTTTATGTTATGTTTGATTAGAGTTAATAAGATTATATGATAATAAACTATTAATGAAAAAAGCTGTTAGCTTTGCAGAAAGAAAATTTTCAGAAAAAAGAGAAGACTTTATAAAAAATAATGAAGTGTTCAAATTAAAACGTGATGAAGTTTTTAATAACATTTGTGAAGACTTTAATAAATATTTAAAAGATTTATTAAAAACTTCTAAGTAA
- a CDS encoding ABC transporter ATP-binding protein produces MIELKNVCRKLGNFSLKDVSFQIKKGAVVAFVGDNGAGKTTTIKAIFGELKIDSGEILMDGENLFSKNNLHRLAFFPDSNNIPLNIKVHDYMLYICAANGIPSSKAAKKIDDVYKLLELRPYKNKYIKQLSAGWKKKAIMASVLIRRPEYIVFDEPTANVDVESKMYFMSILELLINQGITIMITSHIIEELQEVANYLVLIKKGEIVHASEFNNKTQHIMDVYKKYMKNPIKDLSILRKLYNKEL; encoded by the coding sequence ATGATAGAGCTAAAAAATGTTTGTAGAAAACTTGGTAATTTTAGTCTAAAAGATGTTAGTTTTCAAATTAAAAAAGGTGCTGTTGTTGCTTTTGTTGGTGACAATGGCGCGGGTAAAACTACAACTATTAAAGCAATTTTTGGAGAACTAAAAATTGATAGTGGCGAAATTCTTATGGATGGTGAAAATTTATTTTCAAAAAATAATTTACACAGATTAGCATTTTTTCCAGATTCAAACAATATACCGTTAAATATCAAAGTACATGATTATATGTTATATATTTGTGCCGCTAACGGTATTCCATCATCAAAAGCTGCAAAAAAAATTGATGATGTTTACAAACTTTTAGAACTAAGACCATATAAAAATAAGTATATTAAACAACTTTCAGCTGGTTGAAAGAAAAAAGCTATTATGGCAAGTGTTCTAATTAGAAGACCAGAATATATAGTATTTGATGAACCAACAGCTAATGTTGACGTTGAGTCAAAAATGTATTTTATGAGTATTTTAGAATTATTAATTAATCAAGGGATAACAATTATGATAACAAGTCATATTATTGAAGAGTTACAAGAGGTTGCTAACTATCTTGTTTTAATAAAAAAAGGTGAAATTGTTCACGCTTCTGAATTTAATAATAAAACACAACACATTATGGACGTATATAAAAAATATATGAAAAACCCAATTAAGGATTTATCAATTTTAAGAAAATTGTATAACAAGGAGTTATAA
- a CDS encoding alpha/beta hydrolase, which produces MKVKKIGTFNKVRKVFVNLYSALEKPFAPTKFFLKKYDKSVWPLIKTNNVVRRFYKREELVIEDYENVELINCKSRDGVNISAYLYTPNKNSNKWVIASHWFGGYKNWSLHHAKVFTKMGYNIIAFDFRGHGDSQNIPTTMGLNEVYDLMGVFDWLKENKTIDQLALFGISMGAFCSNFVALKYSDEFKQANLKYIVSDCAYGSVYRLLIHVRNIYLKLFISKKRVKKIIRKLIAKYNESEHNIDLRDASVFKLLREGYKPVFPTLFFHSKDDKVTPPTDTYEFIIERNKMAGDDYLIYSYSMHTQAIREHFKTYNFKIAKYISSMDKNRKDFYNVVDEWSLVEYNKRDQEAADLK; this is translated from the coding sequence ATGAAAGTAAAAAAAATTGGTACCTTCAATAAAGTGAGAAAAGTTTTTGTCAATTTATATAGTGCATTAGAAAAACCATTTGCACCGACAAAATTCTTTTTAAAAAAATATGATAAGAGTGTCTGACCACTTATTAAAACTAATAATGTTGTTAGAAGGTTTTATAAAAGAGAAGAATTAGTAATTGAAGATTACGAAAATGTTGAACTAATAAATTGTAAATCAAGAGATGGGGTGAATATATCGGCTTATCTTTATACTCCTAATAAAAATTCTAACAAGTGGGTAATTGCAAGCCATTGGTTCGGTGGTTATAAAAACTGGTCATTACACCACGCAAAAGTTTTTACAAAAATGGGATACAATATTATCGCTTTTGATTTCAGAGGGCATGGTGATTCACAAAACATTCCAACCACAATGGGATTAAATGAAGTTTATGATTTAATGGGAGTTTTTGACTGACTTAAAGAAAATAAAACTATAGATCAACTTGCTCTTTTTGGTATAAGCATGGGAGCGTTTTGCTCAAATTTTGTTGCATTAAAATATAGTGATGAATTCAAGCAAGCAAATTTGAAATATATAGTTTCGGATTGTGCATATGGAAGTGTTTATCGTTTATTAATTCATGTTAGAAATATATATTTAAAATTATTTATTAGTAAAAAAAGAGTTAAAAAAATAATTAGAAAACTTATAGCTAAATATAATGAGTCGGAACATAATATTGATTTAAGAGATGCGAGTGTTTTTAAACTATTAAGAGAAGGGTATAAACCAGTATTTCCAACTTTATTTTTTCACAGTAAAGATGATAAAGTAACACCACCAACTGATACTTATGAATTTATTATTGAAAGAAATAAAATGGCTGGTGATGACTATCTTATTTATTCTTATTCAATGCATACACAAGCAATAAGAGAACACTTTAAAACTTATAATTTTAAAATTGCCAAATACATTTCTAGTATGGATAAAAATAGAAAAGATTTTTATAATGTAGTAGATGAGTGAAGTTTGGTAGAATATAATAAAAGAGATCAAGAAGCAGCAGATCTTAAATAG
- a CDS encoding HPr family phosphocarrier protein, which produces MTSFTAKVIDPVGLHARPASVLTKEASKYASDIKIICGEKEGNLKSIMNVMALAVKSGAEVTIQASGEDEKEAITAIEHAMRENSII; this is translated from the coding sequence ATGACTTCATTTACAGCAAAAGTTATTGATCCAGTTGGGTTACATGCAAGACCTGCATCAGTTTTAACAAAAGAAGCTTCAAAATACGCTTCAGATATTAAAATTATTTGTGGTGAAAAAGAAGGTAACTTAAAATCAATTATGAACGTTATGGCTTTAGCGGTTAAATCAGGGGCTGAAGTAACTATTCAAGCATCAGGAGAAGATGAAAAAGAAGCTATCACAGCAATTGAACACGCTATGAGAGAAAACTCAATTATCTAA
- a CDS encoding ABC transporter ATP-binding protein, producing MIEIKKITRDLGGFFLNQVSFTIKKGAVVAFVGDNGAGKTTTIKSLFGEIKLDSGEILIDGESLFINENLQRIAFFPDSNNVPMDMTLKDYVKYICAINAMSSKQTKERSKEVFEMLGLEKYINKKFRELSAGWKKRAIMASVLIRSPEFIVFDEPTANVDVEAKLSFMNILHELSKIGVTILITSHILEELQEVANYLVLIKNGEIVYEKDFDNQKESIAQIYKKLMAEKSDNIKLLSEIYSPIDQGGVK from the coding sequence ATGATAGAGATTAAAAAAATTACTAGAGATCTAGGTGGATTCTTCTTAAATCAAGTAAGTTTTACAATTAAAAAAGGTGCAGTTGTTGCTTTTGTTGGTGATAATGGTGCTGGTAAAACTACAACAATTAAATCTTTGTTTGGTGAAATTAAACTTGATAGTGGTGAAATATTAATAGATGGAGAAAGTCTTTTTATTAATGAAAATTTACAAAGAATAGCATTTTTTCCAGACTCAAACAATGTACCTATGGATATGACATTAAAAGATTATGTTAAATACATATGTGCTATTAATGCAATGAGTTCTAAACAAACAAAAGAAAGATCAAAAGAAGTATTTGAAATGTTAGGTTTAGAAAAATATATTAATAAAAAATTTAGAGAACTATCTGCAGGATGAAAAAAACGCGCTATTATGGCAAGCGTTCTTATAAGATCTCCAGAATTTATAGTTTTTGATGAGCCAACAGCAAATGTTGACGTTGAAGCAAAACTTTCATTTATGAATATTTTGCATGAATTATCAAAAATCGGAGTAACAATTTTAATTACTAGTCATATTCTTGAAGAACTTCAAGAGGTGGCAAATTATTTAGTTTTAATTAAAAATGGAGAAATAGTCTATGAAAAAGACTTTGATAATCAAAAAGAGAGCATTGCTCAAATATATAAAAAATTAATGGCTGAAAAATCAGATAACATTAAATTATTATCAGAAATTTATTCTCCTATAGATCAAGGAGGAGTAAAATAA
- a CDS encoding serine hydrolase, translating into MQKEINAKNKYKEYTSSQEWNVPHLGRIFFARLFDIVLSSIPMIILFFTYKAENWKTAVVVTSTNLIFLFFYFVVLTYFLKGNTIGKLIFNLRILKENKKITFWDIFLREIYFTFIPIIIQIIFQIIIITVFWNINKDNNEKPQGKETIKLLQNISYLFYVCWYLYIIITISLQKQHQTGFDMKRKIFVKHKIKKLTELKKEKLINKKHTHLKDDRPGLINLNELDFLKEKYMNKFENSLRKINELVEKKYYTGAVFVVSKNKKVIFKDCIGINDTDINEPMKENLLFKAYSMTKPLTVVAFFILVQRGLISLETKLEDIYEDFKNIKVFKDHKTKETESIKNKITMKHLLTMTAGFTYHGMFNQTEKLTSVFLNNFEKNNEVGHWDYNKFCKELAKVPLAFQPGTSWYYGIGLDVLSAVIEKVSGQKFYEFVKETIFDKLDMKDSAFNIFDRSREACVYNLTTENEINTLTKNNNFEFLFQDVHEQTPIALGGSGLITTANDYNVFLNFLLDGKDKNGNELLELRLINEISKDQIKELKKDFRWTLNEDYSYGYGVRVRIKNENYPLTAIGEFGWGGLLGSTALVDPKNKITMTIMLSSKPGNNKIIEHDFLDAFYKDLKEEKLI; encoded by the coding sequence ATGCAAAAAGAAATAAATGCAAAAAATAAATATAAAGAATACACTTCTTCACAAGAGTGGAATGTACCACATTTGGGAAGAATTTTTTTTGCTAGACTATTTGACATAGTTCTTTCTTCAATTCCAATGATTATACTTTTTTTTACATACAAAGCTGAAAACTGAAAAACAGCTGTTGTTGTAACTTCAACTAATTTAATATTTTTATTTTTTTACTTTGTAGTTTTAACTTATTTTTTAAAGGGTAACACTATTGGAAAATTAATTTTTAACTTAAGAATATTAAAAGAAAATAAAAAAATAACTTTTTGAGATATTTTTTTAAGAGAAATTTATTTTACTTTCATACCAATAATAATACAAATTATTTTTCAAATTATTATTATTACAGTTTTTTGAAATATAAATAAAGATAATAACGAGAAGCCCCAAGGAAAAGAAACAATTAAACTACTTCAAAATATAAGTTACTTGTTTTATGTTTGTTGGTATTTATATATTATAATAACAATTTCATTACAAAAACAACATCAAACTGGATTTGATATGAAAAGAAAAATTTTTGTTAAACATAAAATCAAAAAATTAACAGAATTAAAAAAAGAAAAATTAATTAATAAAAAACATACTCATCTTAAAGATGATAGACCAGGTTTAATAAATCTGAATGAACTAGATTTTTTAAAGGAGAAATATATGAATAAGTTTGAAAACTCATTAAGAAAAATTAATGAACTAGTTGAAAAAAAATATTATACAGGAGCAGTATTTGTTGTTTCAAAAAATAAAAAAGTTATTTTTAAAGATTGTATAGGAATAAATGATACAGATATAAATGAACCAATGAAAGAAAATTTATTATTCAAAGCTTATTCTATGACTAAACCACTAACTGTAGTTGCTTTTTTTATTTTAGTACAAAGAGGATTAATTTCATTAGAAACAAAATTGGAAGATATATATGAAGATTTTAAAAATATAAAAGTTTTTAAAGATCATAAAACAAAAGAAACAGAAAGTATAAAAAATAAAATTACAATGAAACATTTATTAACTATGACAGCAGGGTTTACATATCATGGTATGTTTAATCAAACTGAAAAACTTACATCAGTTTTTTTAAATAATTTTGAAAAAAATAATGAAGTTGGTCACTGAGATTATAATAAGTTTTGTAAAGAATTAGCAAAAGTACCTTTAGCATTTCAACCAGGAACAAGTTGATACTATGGAATTGGCTTAGACGTTTTATCAGCAGTAATAGAAAAAGTTAGTGGACAAAAATTTTATGAGTTTGTAAAAGAAACAATTTTTGACAAGCTAGATATGAAAGATAGTGCTTTTAATATTTTTGATAGAAGTCGCGAGGCTTGTGTTTATAATTTAACTACAGAGAATGAAATAAATACTTTAACAAAAAATAATAATTTTGAGTTTTTATTTCAAGATGTTCATGAGCAAACTCCAATAGCGCTAGGTGGTTCTGGACTTATTACAACAGCAAATGACTACAATGTATTTTTGAATTTTCTACTAGATGGTAAAGATAAAAATGGAAATGAACTTTTAGAGTTAAGATTAATAAATGAAATTTCAAAAGACCAAATTAAAGAATTAAAAAAAGATTTTAGATGAACTTTAAATGAAGATTACAGTTATGGTTATGGAGTTAGAGTCAGAATAAAAAACGAGAACTATCCTTTAACAGCTATAGGAGAATTTGGTTGAGGAGGATTACTTGGTTCAACAGCGCTTGTAGATCCTAAAAATAAAATCACTATGACAATTATGTTAAGTTCAAAACCAGGAAATAATAAAATTATAGAGCATGATTTTTTAGATGCTTTTTATAAAGATTTAAAAGAAGAAAAATTAATTTAA
- a CDS encoding ATP-dependent helicase: MHSFLEGLNDNQLESIITTDVPLRVIAGAGSGKTRVITNKIAYLVEQEQINPFKILAVTFTNKAANEMKNRIKKISHNKYTIPHIMTFHAFCVRVLREDYELLNLKKDFVIIDTSEQEKIIRKLLKTLNLDDSKNKPERKIISKISKWKSSFVTWDDAYESSFNPTDKSYAKVYRDYEDYLKENGYVDFDDLLLKVHALLKYNIETRKKWINRFSYILVDEFQDTNNVQYDLIKWLTDKRGCLTVVGDPDQTIYSWRGAKVNIILNFEREFQNARTILLDQNYRSTKPILDLANSFIQNNKNREDKNIYTQKKEGEKVEVKECATKYFEAKYIAKKIEELVKNHKYAYSDIFVLYRINAWSVDFEKEFANSKIPFQLVGGFQFRDRKVIKDVTALLKAIAIKDNFSFERVFSFVPKVGAVTADRLFNCAEENDLNMFELLTQREDLVAKISKHLGEITNVLRDCNQMFLDNKPVVEIASYAINKSGYKERLDLKDKDGVDSSENLNAYLDQMRRFDNDYEANESDGNRLIKFLQEETLNMTSEDIFETPNKVTLMTIHAAKGLENKVIFIVGLSSDVFPSRMSMYSKEGLEEERRTFYVAITRAQERLYISYVSGEYSYLANGEFGPSRFINELDPNLYSIEKSIFFHSSTEMSSKKYDSGVVETVPQKLDAGVKTGEIIEHLMFGEGVVNKIMDKYIQVSFSNPAYGTKLIPISSNSWNKK; encoded by the coding sequence ATGCACAGTTTTTTAGAAGGACTTAATGACAATCAACTAGAAAGTATAATTACTACAGATGTTCCGTTAAGAGTTATTGCAGGAGCAGGTAGCGGTAAGACAAGAGTTATAACAAACAAAATTGCTTATCTTGTAGAGCAAGAACAAATAAATCCATTCAAAATTTTAGCAGTTACATTTACAAATAAAGCTGCAAATGAAATGAAAAATAGAATAAAAAAAATATCACACAATAAATATACTATTCCTCACATAATGACTTTTCATGCATTTTGTGTAAGAGTTTTGAGAGAAGATTATGAACTTTTAAATTTAAAAAAAGATTTCGTTATCATTGATACAAGTGAGCAAGAAAAAATAATTAGAAAGCTTTTAAAAACTTTAAATTTAGATGATTCTAAAAATAAACCAGAAAGAAAAATAATTTCAAAAATAAGTAAATGAAAGTCTAGTTTTGTTACTTGAGATGATGCATATGAAAGTAGTTTTAATCCTACTGATAAAAGTTATGCAAAAGTTTATAGAGATTATGAAGATTATTTAAAAGAAAATGGATATGTAGATTTTGATGATTTACTTTTAAAGGTTCATGCACTTTTAAAATATAATATTGAAACTAGAAAAAAATGAATAAATCGTTTTAGTTATATTTTAGTTGATGAGTTTCAAGATACAAATAATGTTCAATATGATTTAATAAAATGATTAACAGATAAAAGAGGTTGTTTAACAGTAGTTGGAGATCCAGACCAAACTATTTATTCTTGAAGAGGTGCAAAGGTTAACATAATTTTAAATTTTGAAAGAGAGTTTCAAAATGCAAGAACAATTTTATTAGACCAAAATTATCGTTCAACAAAACCAATTTTAGATTTAGCAAATAGTTTTATTCAAAATAATAAAAATAGAGAAGATAAAAATATTTATACTCAAAAAAAAGAAGGAGAAAAAGTAGAAGTAAAAGAATGTGCTACAAAATATTTTGAAGCAAAATATATAGCAAAAAAAATTGAAGAATTAGTTAAAAATCATAAATATGCATATTCAGATATTTTTGTTTTGTATAGAATAAATGCTTGATCAGTAGACTTTGAAAAAGAGTTTGCAAACTCTAAAATACCTTTTCAATTAGTTGGAGGATTTCAATTCAGAGACAGAAAAGTAATTAAAGATGTAACTGCCTTATTAAAAGCAATTGCAATAAAAGATAATTTTTCTTTTGAAAGAGTATTTAGTTTTGTTCCTAAAGTTGGTGCAGTAACTGCTGATAGATTATTTAATTGTGCAGAAGAAAATGACTTAAATATGTTTGAACTATTAACACAAAGAGAAGATTTAGTTGCAAAAATATCTAAGCACTTAGGTGAAATTACAAATGTTCTAAGAGATTGTAATCAAATGTTTTTAGATAACAAACCAGTTGTTGAAATTGCAAGCTATGCAATTAACAAATCAGGATATAAAGAAAGACTTGATTTAAAAGATAAAGACGGAGTAGATTCTAGTGAAAACTTAAATGCTTATTTAGATCAAATGAGAAGATTTGATAATGATTATGAAGCAAATGAATCAGATGGAAATAGATTAATTAAGTTTCTACAAGAAGAAACATTAAATATGACTTCAGAAGATATATTTGAAACCCCAAATAAAGTAACTTTAATGACTATCCATGCAGCTAAAGGGCTAGAAAACAAAGTTATATTCATAGTTGGTTTAAGTAGTGATGTTTTTCCATCAAGAATGAGCATGTATTCTAAAGAAGGGTTAGAAGAAGAAAGAAGAACTTTTTATGTTGCTATAACAAGAGCGCAAGAAAGACTATATATTTCTTATGTTTCAGGAGAGTATTCATATTTAGCAAACGGTGAATTTGGACCTAGTCGTTTTATCAACGAATTAGACCCAAATTTATACAGTATTGAAAAAAGTATTTTTTTTCACTCTTCAACAGAAATGTCAAGCAAAAAATACGACTCAGGAGTAGTTGAAACAGTACCTCAAAAACTAGATGCTGGTGTAAAAACTGGTGAAATTATTGAACATTTGATGTTTGGAGAAGGTGTTGTTAATAAAATAATGGATAAATATATTCAAGTATCATTTTCAAATCCGGCTTATGGAACAAAACTAATACCAATAAGTTCAAATAGTTGAAATAAAAAATAG
- the asnS gene encoding asparagine--tRNA ligase, translating into MDLKDLFLNYQKHESQNVTFLGRVRSHRQGKAVSFLVLNDGTSLNDVQVVYKSEVEGFDKIKDARVSSIVEVYGEVIVTPRKPQPFEIQAKKLVLLDQAVEEYPLQKKEHSPEFLREIAHLRARTKTFQSIFRLRSSLAYAIHKFFQEQNYVYVNAPIITGNDAEGAGEAFVVTTREDGNYEEDFFGKKASLSVSGQLHGESYAQAFNKIYTFGPTFRAEDSNTSRHAAEFWMIEPEIAFIDLQKNLEIIESMVKFVINYVMENNLDELKFCEKNLEFGLIEKLTKVRDAKFQVCTYEEVINTLKIAVDEGHVFENNDIKFGTDLGSEHEKYICEVVYKGPTFIINYPKDIKAFYMKQNDDNKTVAASDLIVPGIGELVGGSQREDDFEKLIRRCKDMGVNIEELDWYNNLRKYGYYKSAGFGLGFERLVMYITGASNIRDVISFPRTPNNLLF; encoded by the coding sequence ATGGATTTAAAAGATTTATTTTTAAATTATCAAAAACATGAGAGTCAAAATGTTACTTTTTTAGGAAGAGTGAGGAGTCATAGACAAGGTAAGGCTGTGAGCTTTTTAGTTTTAAACGATGGTACATCTTTAAATGACGTTCAAGTAGTTTACAAAAGTGAAGTTGAAGGCTTTGATAAAATTAAAGACGCAAGAGTGAGCAGTATTGTTGAAGTATATGGAGAAGTTATTGTAACACCAAGAAAACCTCAACCATTTGAAATACAAGCAAAAAAACTTGTTTTACTAGATCAAGCAGTTGAAGAATATCCTTTACAAAAAAAAGAACATTCACCAGAATTTTTAAGAGAAATTGCTCACCTAAGAGCAAGAACAAAAACTTTTCAATCTATATTTAGACTAAGAAGTTCTTTAGCATACGCAATTCATAAATTTTTTCAAGAACAAAACTATGTATATGTAAATGCTCCAATTATTACAGGAAATGATGCAGAAGGTGCTGGTGAAGCATTTGTTGTAACTACAAGAGAAGATGGAAATTATGAAGAAGACTTCTTTGGAAAAAAAGCATCTTTATCCGTTTCAGGTCAATTGCACGGAGAATCATATGCTCAAGCATTTAATAAAATTTATACTTTTGGACCAACTTTTAGAGCAGAAGACTCTAATACTTCTAGACATGCTGCAGAATTTTGAATGATTGAACCAGAAATTGCTTTTATTGATTTACAAAAAAATTTAGAAATAATTGAATCAATGGTTAAATTTGTAATTAATTATGTAATGGAAAATAATTTAGATGAACTTAAGTTTTGTGAAAAAAATTTAGAATTTGGTTTAATTGAAAAACTAACAAAAGTAAGAGATGCAAAATTTCAAGTATGTACATATGAAGAAGTAATTAATACATTAAAAATAGCAGTTGATGAAGGTCATGTATTTGAAAATAATGACATAAAATTTGGAACAGATCTAGGGTCTGAACATGAAAAATATATTTGTGAAGTTGTTTATAAAGGTCCTACATTTATAATTAATTATCCAAAAGATATTAAAGCATTTTATATGAAACAAAATGATGATAATAAAACTGTTGCTGCATCTGATTTAATAGTTCCTGGAATCGGTGAGTTAGTTGGAGGAAGCCAAAGAGAAGATGACTTTGAAAAATTAATTAGACGTTGTAAAGATATGGGAGTAAATATTGAAGAATTAGATTGATACAATAATTTAAGGAAATATGGATATTATAAATCAGCTGGTTTTGGTTTAGGATTTGAAAGATTAGTTATGTATATAACTGGAGCTTCAAATATTAGAGATGTTATATCATTCCCAAGAACACCAAACAATTTATTATTTTAA